CAGAAtgggtgaccagccaatcgcagggcacaaggagacaaaaggacaaccaatcatagctagggtcagGGAATTTAgtgtacaattagcttagcatgcacatttttgggatgtaggagaaaagcgtagtacccggagaaaacccacgcaagcctggggacaaccattcatgctcagacTTAGACactttacagcaggggtgtcagactcgggttggttcgcgggccgcaataacatcgatttcatatgggccggaccattttagatataatatttagattatttttttaaataaatggattaagagaactggattaaaagccctgaatattccgttttttatagatctaaaacaatgtttattttagctttttaatatatttttagaattaactaaaatattttaaaactaaaaacacagacaaaatggattaaaaaatgacaatttttgatttaaaagggggaaaatcaggaaatgtaatatacatctatactcttcattttaatttgatcctaaaacaaaaagtcggcactcatgattgactttcccgcgtcacacgaaatgatgcggcgggccagatttggcccccgggccgccacttggacacatgtgctttagagtgttacttgctactgtgacaatgaaatttcccgaatatgggatgaataaagttttctCATCTAATCTAACTCGCTAATTTAACTTGCAATACCAATTTCAACCACCACTAGCGCTAAATGCCACTTTGCATTTTCTctatacaacttttttttaccttttaatCTGTTTTGCCGTTATTACCGAGTCCACCACCACAAATTTCTTGCTCTATTGCACCACCAATTTCCTCCACTTCCTATTTTTAACACCAAAAAGTCCAATTCCAGCCCCCGACATCTCGTCCGACTATTAACGAAGAAGTTAGCGCACATCACGTGACTCCTCCTTCCACCTTCCgaactacccccccccccccccaaaaaaaccaagCCGCAATATCATTTAGCAAAGTTCATTTGATAAATATCCAACCCTCAGGTCAAACACACTCTCTCGTTTCCAAAATGTAAACACTCTTTTTAAGTTGAGCCACTGAAAGAGAAAGTTTGTTGATAGAGATAACTTGTAATCTCCACACGAGGGACAATTTGTCAGAGCCGTTGCATGTCTCAAAGTATGATTCACCTATTAGCTTTTCAAGATGCGGTTAACGGAATGACGCCGGCTTTGGCCTTCGGTGATGGGGCCGCTTTGAATATCTTTTGGTGGGGCCCAAAAATCTGTCTTGGCGCCTCCGTACGTACACACACCTCGCCGTGTAAGTGGCGAGCTCCGAGTTTATACTGTAAACGCTGCCATATGGACATCAGGAAACGTACAGATGACCTActacagcacacacacacacacacacagattgaGCGGTGTTAAGTGTTAAGGATGGATAGACGACTAAATTCTTTTGcctcaaatgaaaaaagaacGATGGCAAATCCAGATTTTGTGTTGTAGCTGGAATGtacgttgtttttttgttgaaatataGGCTTATGGAAGCTATAAACATAGTTTGGACTACTCCTTAATGATCTCATAAttgcctacacacacacacacacggctgaTGCGATCCATTAATCATGATGCCGTCCGTCCGGCTTTTTCCGTAACCGTGGCGGCTTACGACTAGAGGGATTTCTCCGCTTTCGATATTTCACGCTGGTAATGATGATGAATTGAATCCATTTGAGTTGCTGATGAAAAGTTTGGCGCTGGCCAATCGGGTATTCCGGCATTGGTTTTCTGAAAAGACGGAGCGAGGCGGACTTTTTCCACTTTGAATGTAAACGGCAAAACTGTGTTTTGACACTATGATCATACCGCACATGACTTACTTCTTAAcgagttggtcatcggcctgcaagacGATACTAAAAACCATTGAAAGcgtttataagcaagctctgaaagtattggtcAGAAAGCCCAAAAACACAtgaccactgtcagatattaaaaaaaacaaaaacgcatGAACTGGGAcgatactgttaaatatgcagatgccaccttagtttgcAAAAtctagctcctcctccactgcaagatttgcaaccaaaaaattccaacagatgaacaagggctggctctagaggcgactgtgtaattcccttcaaaaagagtgctaaattagccttctctcttcatacttggaactcaatagcaattagcatacgtcaactcccCTCTCcaaacctcttggccaatcatcttagaGCATGATTGTTAGACCAACAAATTGCCAtcacaatgctgtctaaaaAGTGCTacttatgtgtgtgtatgtggtcagtgtttaccttcaacctgcacaactAAAGATGAAAATTAGCCCTCCGCTACAATTTTAcatgtttacatatatatgctCGTTAACACGAATATGAACTCCATGTTTTtaacgttaaaaaaataattcatcagAATATAACAGTGTCATGTACGTTTTTACTTTTGCAGATCACTagtaacaataaaataataggttacattctcatacctgtcaacctcggctaattactccccttattaatgattgcaattcctttTATTAAGCGATGATAAACTTTACAAATGCAACGGGGACATATTTACTCAaacagggcgcacttaaaagtccaaAATTTTCCCCcgaagtggacggggtgcctaatcagtcggtgcgccttgtataTGGACTAAAATCAAGATTCTGTATATTtagctgtatgacgctgacagcttgactgtcttggtacattgcttgctgacatgctatatttatatagtgaaaatgttaatggcatgacaacattagcaatcgacgatgacgttttcgtctgctaacATCCGGATTAGAGCCTAAATGGGCAAAACAACATCGGTTTTATGAAAAACGTACttcaaaaaaatcccgtacaaaagttgttatacggcctTCACAAttaaacgtataaaatacgggaaaaacgtacaagttgccAGGTATGGCGATAACAGCCAGAGTAGTCTGTTACGCGTCATGATGTTAATACCAAATATTTGCTTTGTTATATCACATTATTATGAGCTTGCTACTGCGGAGGCCACGTACTGTTGCGTAACGCTAATTCGCGTTGATAAATAGTTACGCATTTCCTCATTTGTAGCTACAATTTGGCTTTACGGAGGATACCGGAATTGAATCCAGACACCAGTGGACTTTACCGGGCCGAAACTTCCGTTGCGGCGGAATGTACCTGTACGTCATCCCGCCGCCCGTACACACACGTACTCgcgtacgtatgtacgtacgtacgtacgtacacaccCGGGGAAAAGCTAACTTTGGCTGGCTTTTGCTCCCGCGTACGCACATCGAGGGACTCCGGCGGGGTTTATTTATACAGAGAAAGAATGGCGGAGATCAGAGGACAGGGCGGGCATATGGGGGAGATCATCTACGTCAAAGAAAGGGGGGAGACagagggggagagaaagagagagagcgagagagcgagagatcaGGAGTCTGACCGACTGACCTACAGTCTAATTATATATCATTATCAGGAGACACAAACTGATGTAAATTACTGCAATGGGCTCCCATTCACATAGATGGATTACACAGAGCAGGCTGAcatgcacgtaaacacacacttgcacacacacacacacacacacacacacacacacacacacacacacactcgccgCCACTCCCCATTCAACACTTGAACAAATATAAATCATTGGCCTTCCTCGCAAAGAATTCCGACTCCTCTTTTTTTGGCATAAGCATGTTTGCATGATACGGGGAGGATTAATACCGTCACTCAAAAAACACGTAAAGTTATCATCAACAGATAGCAACtgaaaaatagccatttttttaacacGGCCTTACcgtaatgccattttttttttcatgtaaatctCACCTATCATCATTTTAGTGTTGACTAATAGTTAAGAATTCAACTAAAAAACAGCACAACTGGTCCATCTTGTTCTAGCAGAagctaaaatatgtattttaaattcaacAGGGCTGTACATAATTTCATTCCAAATCATAAAATGACACTGAAATTGAATTTGctttttgaaatttaaatggTTTTATGACAAAGCCCCTGATTTATTTTAGTATGGATTTTGGTTTACATAATTAAGATTTAACTGTACAAAGTcgatgttttctttattttgtgtAGTTTGTATTGCGAAGAcagtaaattaaaatgaaaaaaaaatgcatttatggCTGAGAGGTGAAATAAATTCTAGAGATTGGGTGTCAACTATATGACACAAATATTgaccaaactatttttttgtctaattAAGAGGAcacaaatatttaaattgagTCTCAAGGCAGAGCATTGAAattaattgtattcattttaatacgtTTTATGACAAAAACGGGATTGCAGGATTAGTATAAGGTTACAAGGCCTCGTGATTGGAcagttattttgaaaatgtggaaatataaattggaaaaaaactcatttataaaacaatttattttatatGTGCCATTACGTTTGCATGCCATTTTGTATTGATAATTTATGTGTTTAATGGACAGATTCCCACAtgcataaaaatatacaaatgcaAAAGGTTCTTTGAAATTCTCCTAAAAACACTTCTTCATTTTAGTCCCTTTTTACCTTCATGTTTTATGTATAAGAATCTTTTTATACCTATTTATTCTGTCTACACATTATGAGGAAGCTttagtacttgtataatgacagtaaAAATCCTTAGCTAAAAGCAAATTTCTTTTTGTAtcataaaaatgttgattttaatgAGGTCCTATAATACTGAAAATATGTGTTTTGCTATGAAACGAGAAGAACTGATGATCCACAACCGAACCAAATCCCACCACTAACcatatttacatacaaaaaatgtatatttgctAAAAACACACGCAATTTGATCTTCCCTCGCCATTTTTATGACCAGAATTCCAAGTAAAAATGcacttttgcattgaaataatctATAATAAACACTTTCCACAAGACCTCGCCGACAATCCGACCACATGACGCCTGTAAAAATTATGTACAAATTCCAACGCCGAGAACATCGTATTTAGTGACTGACGAGCGACCCAGCAGAATTACAGAATTACACGTCCACGTGCACGCGCGCGCGTGCGTGCCAGAGGACCTACTTAGCAGGCCCATTGACATTAAAGAGAAGTAAACAGACCTTGCAGTTGTTGCTTGGCCATTGGTCTACACTACAGAGTCCTGAAAAACATGTCTCCTCCCACCCCTAAACCAGTGACGTCACcatcgtctctctctctctctttctcactctctctatctctccccCTTTTTGCTCTCACCCCTTTTCTCCCAGTAAACTCAAGCCAGTAGCGTTGAGCCGGTTGCCGGCAGAGACCGAGAACCGAGACGGACCCCCGACGGTGCGATGAAGTGGAAAAACAAacgaaaaaactaaaaaaagaagaagaagaggagcgcGTCCTCGTCTTGGGATTCGATTATTTGGATTCCGAGACCATGTCGTCCAAACGGGAATCCTGAGAAAGACGATTGGAGGTCTGGCGAGACCGAGCGCCTCTCACGCTTTGGGCCCGGCGTCCGCCGCTTTTCGATCGGCGATGCGGAGATCATTCAACCGTCAGATTATCGATCTCGGACAATCGTGAAGCGGCGATCGAGCGACCTGCTGCGCGCTCCTGAGAGCCCGGGCGCGTGCCCGTGCGCCTCCAGCCGTCACCATGAGTCTGGTATCGAGCTTTCCTCACCATCCGGTCGTCCCCCACCACCATCGCCACCAcccccaccatcaccaccaccacgacGGGCCCCACTACTCACTGCACGCGGCCGCGACCGGCCGCTGTCACGAGGAAAGCGGGGGCGCGCCCCCTTATTTCACCAGCTGGCTCATCAGCCACGCGGACATGTCGCCCACCGAGTACGGCCTAGCACCGGGCTACAGTCCCGATTACCATGGCAACGGGAGTCCCGGGAACGTGGGGTCCCTGGACCCCCCTCcgcaccaccatcatcatcaccccCACTTCGGACCGGGTGCGCTCGttcccggcggcggcggtggagcGATCTCCGTCAACGGAGCTCAGGTTGGGGGTCTACACCACGCGCAACACCCGCAACACCCTGCGCACCCGGCGCACGCGCATCACCCCCGGACGGTGAAGCGAAGACCGACGGCCAATCGCAAGGAGAGGCGGCGGACGCAGAGCATCAACTCGGCGTTCGCCGAACTCCGCGAGTGTATCCCCAACGTGCCGGCCGACACCAAGCTGTCCAAGATCAAGACTTTGCGGCTGGCCACCAGCTACATCTCCTACCTGATGGACATCCTGGACAAGGACGGCCAGCACGGAGACACGCAGGCCTTCAAGGCCGAGTTGAAGAAGTCCGAGGTTCGGGAGGAGCGGAGGAAGAAGGACGCGGTAAGACCAAGCGacaccattaaaaaaaggaaaatacataACCTAAAGACCGTGCAGGCCTGGCCTAGAATATTTCCACTTTCacctaaaataataaaaaatctcCCGCAATCCCTCCATCCTAAAAAACGCCCAAACCgaactatacacacacacagcaatAATATGACATGATAATAAAAACGTCTCGTaaattattggaaaaaaatgtgtggaaGTAATACTAAACCTTCCAAACTATTGTATAAAGTCAGCAAAAAAGACTACAATATTCTGTTGACTTAAACAAGACGTTTCCTATAATCATTTATAGCAATTCACGTATATACACTGTATATGTAATATCCATAAATTGGGGTTGAGTCTATATAAATCgttttaatttaattgaattgaatcttttttattgtcatgatacaagtgtaatgatatttaaagctgCACAAAgcgacaaataaatcatcaagaAATAATCAATTTTGACTTATTTATACGTGGATTTTATggcaaagctttaaatctcattgtgcttgcataatgacatttaattcaattaaacaCATCTGATTTTAGAGCTAAAAAAATTGAGGGCCTATATTTATATTAGTATCAAgtttatgtacacacacacacacacacacacacacatcaccgacacacaaaaatatccaTATTGTGCCTTTTTGTGCACGCTGCAGCACGTTTATAATTCTTAAACGTAATCAGTA
The Stigmatopora argus isolate UIUO_Sarg chromosome 7, RoL_Sarg_1.0, whole genome shotgun sequence DNA segment above includes these coding regions:
- the hand2 gene encoding heart- and neural crest derivatives-expressed protein 2 produces the protein MSLVSSFPHHPVVPHHHRHHPHHHHHHDGPHYSLHAAATGRCHEESGGAPPYFTSWLISHADMSPTEYGLAPGYSPDYHGNGSPGNVGSLDPPPHHHHHHPHFGPGALVPGGGGGAISVNGAQVGGLHHAQHPQHPAHPAHAHHPRTVKRRPTANRKERRRTQSINSAFAELRECIPNVPADTKLSKIKTLRLATSYISYLMDILDKDGQHGDTQAFKAELKKSEVREERRKKDAVDPPKMASTSSCLSSSSSSLGDKKTKGRTGWPQHVWALELKQ